From Nonomuraea helvata, a single genomic window includes:
- a CDS encoding SapB/AmfS family lanthipeptide, with protein MVLLDLQGLEAPTASDVASGGSTLTVLSCHSGKPSNLSVAICH; from the coding sequence ATGGTCCTTCTCGACCTTCAGGGTCTCGAGGCTCCCACGGCCAGCGACGTCGCCAGCGGCGGCAGCACGCTGACGGTGCTGTCCTGCCACTCTGGCAAGCCCAGCAACCTCAGTGTCGCAATTTGCCACTGA
- the lanKC gene encoding class III lanthionine synthetase LanKC yields the protein MDKYELYCLVDPCFYDTLEHSTAEDADFPLVREPVPAGWSNALTDTWCYYAPDNEPPLPAQGWKIHVSARVEDAEKAIAAVWDYCVPRGIAFKFLRGTPVLVMVNSKAASRASSGKLITVYPRDEGQLELVLKELDELLRDVKGPYILSDLRYGTGPLFVRYGGFAERHTLSAAGERVLALEDGDGRLVPDVRGATFSVPPWTTLPGFLEPHLAARNAVTTSGLPYEIEKVLHFSNGGGVYLARDTRTGEQVVLKEARPHAGLDAAGRDAVSRLQHERDILRRLSGLPAAPALLDYFTLGEHHFLVQEFVDGTPLQRRLVHRYPLTRADRTDQDLADYTAWAVETSESVERAVESLHERGVVFGDLHPDNILLTADGRVALIDYEVATLAEDGGRAALAHPAFIAPPDRQGVDVDRYALACLRLGLFAPQCTIMLPLHRAKAAHLGEIVKETFPVPGHLVDAAVATVGADGEPVTMPESWPELRDAMCRAIVAAATPERDDRLFPGDVAQFQPGGGFNLAYGAAGVLFALHRAGLGPFPEYERWLREHARRPVQGSGLGLYDGLHGIAYVLDLLGHHQDADDLIEVCLREKWERLESALFSGLSGIGLNLLRSGRTDLALRAADICAERLAAPVPELSGGSNPKAGLMYGSSGPALLFLHAYEHTADPALLDLAATALRQDLRRCRHSADGSLQVNQGWRLLPYLDEGSAGIALVLERYLAHRHDEELATALAELRLAGQAGFFVQSGLFTGRAGMLAARTGDPREHIKGLRWHALPYGGGLAFPGDQLLRLSMDFATGTAGVLFALGTSLGDQPGHLPFLEAAPERPAPDELRKEV from the coding sequence ATGGACAAGTACGAGCTGTACTGCCTTGTGGATCCGTGTTTCTACGACACTCTCGAACACAGCACGGCCGAAGACGCCGACTTTCCCCTTGTACGCGAGCCCGTTCCCGCCGGCTGGTCGAACGCACTGACCGACACGTGGTGCTATTACGCCCCCGACAACGAACCGCCCCTGCCCGCCCAGGGCTGGAAGATCCATGTTTCCGCCCGCGTGGAGGACGCCGAGAAGGCCATTGCCGCCGTATGGGACTACTGCGTCCCGCGGGGGATCGCGTTCAAGTTCCTGCGCGGCACCCCGGTGCTCGTCATGGTCAACTCCAAGGCCGCCTCCCGGGCGTCCAGCGGCAAGCTGATCACTGTTTACCCCAGGGACGAGGGCCAGCTCGAGCTCGTGCTCAAGGAGCTCGACGAGCTGCTGCGGGACGTCAAGGGCCCGTACATCCTCAGCGACCTGCGCTACGGCACGGGCCCGCTGTTCGTCAGGTACGGCGGATTCGCCGAACGGCACACCCTGTCCGCGGCCGGCGAACGCGTGCTGGCCCTCGAGGACGGCGACGGGCGGCTCGTGCCCGACGTGCGGGGCGCGACGTTCTCGGTCCCGCCGTGGACGACGCTGCCCGGGTTCCTGGAGCCGCATCTGGCCGCGCGCAACGCCGTGACCACGAGCGGGCTGCCGTACGAGATCGAGAAGGTGCTGCACTTCTCCAACGGCGGCGGCGTCTACCTGGCGCGGGACACCCGCACGGGGGAGCAGGTCGTGCTCAAGGAGGCCAGGCCGCACGCCGGGCTCGACGCGGCAGGACGCGACGCCGTCTCCCGGCTCCAGCACGAGCGCGACATCCTGCGGCGCCTGTCGGGCCTGCCCGCCGCGCCGGCGCTGCTCGACTACTTCACGCTGGGCGAGCACCACTTCCTCGTGCAGGAGTTCGTGGACGGCACACCGCTGCAGCGGCGCCTCGTGCACCGCTACCCCCTGACCCGCGCCGACCGCACCGACCAGGACCTCGCCGACTACACCGCGTGGGCGGTCGAGACGTCGGAGAGCGTGGAACGGGCGGTCGAGTCGCTGCACGAGCGCGGGGTCGTCTTCGGCGACCTGCACCCTGACAACATCCTGCTGACCGCCGACGGCCGGGTGGCGCTGATCGACTACGAGGTCGCCACGCTCGCCGAGGACGGCGGCCGCGCCGCGCTCGCCCACCCCGCCTTCATCGCGCCCCCCGACCGCCAGGGCGTGGACGTGGACAGGTACGCGCTGGCCTGCCTGCGCCTCGGCCTGTTCGCGCCGCAGTGCACGATCATGCTGCCGCTGCACCGCGCCAAGGCGGCCCACCTGGGGGAGATCGTCAAGGAGACGTTCCCCGTGCCGGGGCACCTGGTGGACGCGGCCGTCGCGACCGTCGGCGCGGACGGCGAGCCCGTGACCATGCCGGAGAGCTGGCCCGAGCTGCGCGACGCGATGTGCCGGGCCATCGTGGCCGCCGCCACCCCCGAGCGGGACGACCGGCTCTTCCCCGGCGACGTGGCCCAGTTCCAGCCGGGCGGCGGGTTCAACCTGGCCTACGGAGCGGCCGGCGTGCTGTTCGCGCTCCACCGCGCGGGCCTCGGGCCGTTCCCCGAATACGAGCGCTGGTTACGCGAGCACGCGCGCCGCCCCGTCCAGGGCTCGGGACTCGGCCTGTACGACGGGCTGCACGGCATCGCGTACGTGCTCGACCTGCTCGGACACCACCAGGACGCCGACGACCTCATCGAGGTCTGCCTGCGCGAGAAGTGGGAGCGCCTGGAGTCGGCGCTGTTCTCCGGCCTGTCCGGCATCGGGCTGAACCTGCTGCGCTCCGGCCGCACCGACCTCGCCCTGCGCGCGGCGGACATCTGCGCCGAACGGCTCGCCGCCCCCGTCCCCGAGCTCAGCGGCGGCAGCAACCCCAAGGCCGGGCTCATGTACGGCTCGTCGGGTCCCGCGCTGCTCTTCCTGCACGCGTATGAGCACACCGCGGACCCGGCGCTGCTCGATCTGGCGGCGACCGCGCTCCGGCAGGACCTGCGGCGCTGCCGGCACTCCGCGGACGGCTCGCTCCAGGTGAACCAGGGCTGGCGGCTGCTGCCGTACCTGGACGAGGGGTCGGCCGGCATCGCCCTGGTGCTGGAGCGCTATCTCGCGCACAGGCACGACGAGGAGCTCGCCACGGCCCTGGCCGAGCTGCGACTGGCCGGGCAGGCCGGCTTCTTCGTGCAGTCCGGGCTGTTCACCGGGCGCGCGGGCATGCTCGCGGCCCGCACGGGCGACCCGCGCGAGCACATCAAGGGCCTGAGATGGCACGCGCTGCCGTACGGCGGAGGCCTGGCCTTCCCCGGCGACCAGCTGCTGCGCCTCTCCATGGATTTCGCGACCGGAACGGCGGGCGTGCTCTTCGCCCTCGGCACGTCGCTGGGCGACCAGCCGGGCCATCTGCCGTTCCTCGAGGCCGCTCCCGAGCGGCCTGCCCCCGACGAGCTCCGGAAGGAGGTGTAG